A window of the Natronomonas salina genome harbors these coding sequences:
- a CDS encoding 50S ribosomal protein L18: MATGPRYKVPMRRRREARTNYHQRLRLLKSGKPRLVARKSNNQTRAQLVVTGPQGDETVANASSADLEEFGWEAPTGNLPAAYLTGMLAGARAVEAGLEEAVLDIGLNSATPGNKVFAVQEGAIDAGLEIPHNEDVFADWQRTRGAHIAEYAEQEDGLYSGDFDATELPDHFDEVRERLEDEQ, translated from the coding sequence GCCCGAACGAACTACCATCAGAGGTTGCGCCTGCTGAAATCCGGCAAGCCACGCCTGGTCGCTCGAAAGAGCAACAACCAAACCAGGGCGCAGCTGGTCGTCACGGGCCCGCAGGGTGACGAGACCGTCGCGAACGCCTCCTCGGCCGATCTCGAAGAGTTCGGCTGGGAGGCCCCGACGGGCAACCTCCCTGCGGCGTACCTGACCGGCATGCTGGCCGGCGCGCGCGCGGTCGAGGCCGGCCTCGAGGAGGCCGTCCTCGACATCGGGCTGAACTCGGCGACGCCCGGGAACAAGGTGTTCGCGGTACAGGAAGGTGCAATCGACGCAGGTCTGGAGATCCCGCACAACGAGGACGTCTTCGCGGACTGGCAGCGCACGCGCGGTGCCCACATCGCGGAGTACGCCGAGCAGGAGGACGGCCTCTACTCGGGCGACTTCGACGCGACGGAGCTTCCGGACCACTTCGACGAGGTGCGAGAGCGCCTGGAGGATGAACAATGA
- a CDS encoding 30S ribosomal protein S5, producing MSHGWEPRTRLGRQVAEGEITSMREALETGLPLKEPEIVDQLLPGLEDEVLDINMVQRMTDSGRRVKFRCVVVVGNRDGYVGYAQGRDDQVGGAIQKAIEVAKLNVIEVPLGSGSWEDRPGGRNSLMRRTTGKAGSVEVELEPAPRGLGLAAAPTVRHVLELAGVEDAWTKCHGNTRTTINLAKATYIALKNASESRTPEHAQQVQQEARE from the coding sequence ATGAGTCACGGATGGGAGCCGCGCACGCGGCTCGGACGACAGGTAGCTGAGGGAGAGATCACCTCGATGCGGGAGGCCCTCGAGACGGGCCTGCCGCTGAAGGAACCGGAGATCGTCGACCAGCTCCTCCCGGGGCTGGAGGACGAGGTCCTGGACATCAACATGGTCCAGCGGATGACCGACTCCGGTCGACGGGTGAAGTTCCGGTGTGTCGTCGTGGTCGGTAACCGCGACGGCTACGTCGGCTACGCGCAGGGCCGCGACGACCAGGTCGGCGGCGCGATCCAGAAGGCCATCGAGGTCGCGAAGCTGAACGTCATCGAGGTGCCGCTCGGCTCGGGGTCGTGGGAGGACCGCCCCGGCGGGCGCAACTCGCTGATGCGGCGGACGACCGGCAAGGCCGGCTCCGTCGAGGTCGAACTGGAGCCGGCGCCACGCGGGCTCGGGCTCGCGGCCGCGCCGACGGTGCGGCACGTGCTCGAACTCGCCGGCGTCGAGGACGCCTGGACGAAGTGCCACGGCAACACCCGGACGACGATCAACCTCGCGAAGGCGACCTACATCGCGCTGAAGAACGCCTCGGAGTCCCGGACGCCGGAGCACGCCCAGCAGGTACAGCAGGAGGCCCGAGAATGA
- a CDS encoding 50S ribosomal protein L30: MRAVVQLRGEVNQNQEVRDTLEMLNLGRVNHATFVPDTDAYRGMVNKVNDWVAHGDPDEDTVALLLERRAQPAEGAADVDDEWVGDNTDYDGVDALAAALVDEETTLQEQGLSPTLRLHPPRGGHDGVKHPTTEGGQLGPHSDADIDALLEAMR; the protein is encoded by the coding sequence ATGAGGGCGGTCGTCCAACTCCGCGGCGAGGTCAACCAGAACCAGGAGGTCCGCGACACCCTGGAGATGCTGAACCTCGGCCGCGTCAACCACGCCACGTTCGTGCCCGACACGGACGCCTACCGCGGCATGGTGAACAAGGTCAACGACTGGGTCGCCCACGGCGACCCGGACGAGGACACCGTCGCGCTGCTGCTGGAGCGCCGCGCACAGCCCGCCGAGGGCGCCGCGGACGTCGACGACGAGTGGGTCGGCGACAACACCGACTACGACGGCGTCGACGCGCTGGCGGCGGCGCTGGTCGACGAGGAGACGACCCTGCAGGAGCAGGGCCTCTCCCCGACGCTCCGGCTCCACCCGCCGCGCGGCGGCCACGACGGCGTCAAGCACCCGACCACGGAGGGCGGCCAGCTCGGCCCCCACTCCGACGCCGACATCGACGCACTCCTGGAGGCGATGCGATAA
- a CDS encoding uL15m family ribosomal protein: protein MTSKKRRQRGSRTHGGGTHKNRRGAGHRGGRGRAGRDKHEFHNYEPLGKSGFSRPQKTQTQVETINLRELDEDAVVLAEEGLAEESGDGYELDARDIVEDGHDADVVKVLAAGRVHNELTVTADAFSDGAREALEAAGGEAVLTEHGEELAAADESAESDSTEEENEEA, encoded by the coding sequence ATGACAAGCAAGAAACGACGACAGCGCGGCTCCCGCACGCACGGCGGCGGCACCCACAAGAACCGCCGCGGCGCCGGCCACCGGGGCGGGCGCGGGCGCGCGGGCCGCGACAAACACGAGTTCCACAACTACGAACCGCTCGGTAAATCGGGCTTCTCGCGGCCGCAGAAGACGCAGACGCAGGTCGAGACGATCAACCTCCGCGAGCTCGACGAGGACGCGGTCGTCCTCGCCGAGGAGGGCCTCGCCGAGGAGTCCGGCGACGGCTACGAGCTCGACGCCCGCGACATCGTCGAGGACGGCCACGACGCCGACGTCGTGAAGGTCCTGGCGGCCGGGCGCGTCCACAACGAGCTGACGGTCACCGCCGACGCCTTCTCCGACGGCGCCCGCGAGGCGCTGGAGGCGGCCGGCGGCGAGGCGGTCCTCACCGAACACGGCGAGGAACTCGCCGCAGCAGATGAGTCAGCCGAAAGTGACTCTACCGAAGAGGAGAACGAGGAAGCGTAA
- the secY gene encoding preprotein translocase subunit SecY codes for MSWKEAAEPVLTRMPAVKRPTGHVPFRRKLGWTAGILVLYFFLTNVGIYGLGQNSDIFGQFRTILAGSQGSILQVGIGPIVTASIVLQLLGGADLLGLDTENNPRDQALYQGLQKLLVVVMTVLTALPMVFAGFLRPSPQIASQIGVSTSVLGWIMFAQIFVGGLLILYMDEVISKWGVGSGIGLFIIAGVSQRLIGGFIAWSGLGAGYVGFFPRWWGILTGQVEMDPILTSAGLRDLFLGPGELLALLTTLFIFGIVVYAESVRVEIPLSHARVKGARGRFPVKLIYASVLPMILVRALQANVQFLGRILNAQWGGMPAWLGNYSNPGGGGFAEPIGGLFYYLAPIYAPEDWMWWLGETTAAPWQIMIRVGIDLTFMLVGGAVFAVFWVETTGMGPHSTAKQIQNSGMQIPGFRQSPGVTEKVLERYIPQVTVIGGALVGLLAVMANMLGTIGQVTGTGLLLTVSITYKLYEEIAEEQMMEMHPMMREMFGD; via the coding sequence ATGAGCTGGAAGGAGGCCGCCGAACCGGTACTCACGCGCATGCCCGCAGTCAAGCGTCCGACGGGACACGTCCCGTTCCGTCGGAAGCTGGGCTGGACCGCGGGCATCCTCGTGCTGTACTTTTTCCTGACCAACGTCGGTATCTACGGACTCGGTCAGAACTCGGACATATTCGGGCAGTTCCGTACCATCCTCGCGGGGTCGCAGGGGTCGATACTACAGGTCGGCATCGGGCCGATCGTCACCGCGTCCATCGTGCTGCAGTTGCTCGGTGGCGCGGACTTGCTCGGACTCGACACGGAGAACAACCCGCGCGACCAGGCGCTGTACCAGGGGCTCCAGAAGCTGCTGGTCGTCGTGATGACGGTACTGACGGCGCTGCCGATGGTGTTCGCCGGCTTCCTCCGGCCGAGCCCACAGATCGCCAGCCAGATCGGCGTCAGCACGTCGGTCCTCGGCTGGATCATGTTCGCCCAGATCTTCGTCGGTGGCCTCCTGATCCTCTACATGGACGAGGTCATCTCGAAGTGGGGCGTCGGCTCCGGGATCGGGCTGTTCATCATCGCCGGCGTGAGCCAGCGACTCATCGGCGGGTTCATCGCCTGGAGCGGCCTCGGCGCCGGCTACGTCGGGTTCTTCCCGCGCTGGTGGGGCATCCTCACCGGCCAGGTCGAGATGGACCCGATCCTGACGTCCGCCGGACTCCGGGACCTGTTCCTGGGGCCGGGCGAACTGCTCGCGCTACTGACGACGCTGTTCATCTTCGGCATCGTCGTCTACGCCGAGTCCGTGCGGGTCGAGATCCCGCTGAGCCACGCCCGCGTGAAGGGCGCCCGCGGTCGCTTCCCCGTGAAGCTCATCTACGCGAGCGTCCTGCCGATGATCCTCGTCCGCGCGCTGCAGGCGAACGTCCAGTTCCTGGGCCGCATCCTCAACGCCCAGTGGGGCGGGATGCCCGCGTGGCTCGGGAACTACTCGAACCCGGGTGGCGGCGGCTTCGCCGAACCGATCGGCGGGCTGTTCTACTACCTGGCTCCGATCTACGCGCCCGAGGACTGGATGTGGTGGCTCGGCGAGACCACCGCGGCGCCCTGGCAGATCATGATCCGCGTCGGGATCGACCTGACGTTCATGCTCGTCGGCGGCGCGGTGTTCGCCGTCTTCTGGGTCGAGACGACGGGCATGGGCCCGCACTCGACGGCCAAGCAGATCCAGAACTCCGGGATGCAGATCCCGGGCTTCCGGCAGTCGCCCGGCGTCACCGAGAAGGTCCTCGAGCGGTACATCCCGCAGGTGACCGTCATCGGCGGCGCCCTCGTCGGCCTGCTCGCCGTCATGGCGAACATGCTCGGCACCATCGGGCAGGTCACCGGCACCGGCCTGCTGCTGACCGTCTCCATCACCTACAAGCTCTACGAGGAGATCGCGGAGGAGCAGATGATGGAGATGCACCCGATGATGCGCGAGATGTTCGGCGACTGA
- a CDS encoding universal stress protein, with product MTLLDHVLLPVASEEDARATCAALEPYLSDVDRVTAVHVVEKAGGAMDKAPMEKRREDAAAFLSIVDSRLGDRVAVETRTAFGTDVVETLFDEAADAGATAIAFRARGGSRIVQLLTGDVATDLVTDPELPVVSLPVPDGG from the coding sequence ATGACGCTGCTCGACCACGTCCTGCTCCCGGTGGCCTCGGAGGAGGACGCGCGGGCGACCTGCGCGGCCCTGGAGCCGTACCTGTCCGACGTCGATCGAGTCACCGCGGTCCACGTCGTCGAGAAGGCGGGCGGGGCGATGGACAAAGCGCCGATGGAGAAGCGCCGCGAGGACGCCGCGGCGTTCCTCTCCATCGTCGACTCGCGGCTGGGCGACCGGGTGGCCGTCGAGACCCGGACCGCCTTCGGCACCGACGTTGTCGAGACGCTGTTCGACGAGGCGGCCGACGCGGGCGCGACCGCGATCGCGTTCCGGGCGCGCGGCGGGAGCCGCATCGTCCAGTTGCTCACCGGGGACGTGGCGACCGACCTCGTCACCGACCCGGAGCTCCCCGTCGTCTCGCTGCCCGTCCCCGACGGGGGGTGA